The Helicobacter mustelae genome has a segment encoding these proteins:
- the flgC gene encoding flagellar basal body rod protein FlgC, whose protein sequence is MAFLSSFDISGYGLSAQRFRTNIISSNIANANTTRTDEGGPYRRQEVVFKAFDFNKILNEKIAKENENLAYEDPLDEKEFGKLPKPAIMSVYVDKVVRDDREPLMKYDPSHPDANADGYVAYPNVNPVVEMADLIEATRAYQANVAAFQSAKNMANNAITMLQA, encoded by the coding sequence ATGGCTTTTTTATCAAGTTTTGACATCAGTGGATATGGACTCTCAGCACAGCGCTTCCGTACCAACATCATTTCTAGCAATATCGCCAATGCAAATACCACACGCACAGATGAGGGCGGGCCCTACCGCAGACAAGAGGTTGTTTTTAAAGCCTTTGATTTTAATAAAATCCTGAATGAAAAAATTGCCAAGGAAAATGAAAATCTCGCCTATGAAGATCCCCTTGATGAAAAAGAATTCGGAAAATTACCAAAACCCGCTATAATGAGCGTCTATGTGGACAAGGTTGTACGCGATGATAGGGAACCGTTAATGAAGTATGATCCTAGCCACCCTGATGCGAATGCAGATGGATATGTTGCATATCCCAATGTCAATCCAGTGGTGGAGATGGCAGATCTAATTGAGGCAACAAGAGCCTACCAAGCCAACGTCGCAGCATTCCAAAGTGCCAAAAATATGGCCAACAATGCAATTACTATGTTGCAAGCTTAA